TTCTTTCCCAGGGGACTTGGACGAGTGCTTGCAGCAATGTAAAGCAATGGGGATCGATCGGGTATTTCTCCTTGCGAATCTGATAGTTAATGGGGACGCGCCCACTATGGATGATTTTCGCAAGGATGCTCTTGTTCTGAAGGAGCGTATGGCGTTCTTCCGTGAAGCTGGGATAGATGTAGCCTACTGGGGCGGCAGCATCGGTCACGGAATGCATGAGGCGCATGACTTCGGGTTTCAGGAGATTGTCGGAAATTCACTGAATTCGGCACCGGGTCAGTTTTGTCCGCTCGATCCGCAGTTTCAGGCCTATCTCTGCGATGTATACAGTTTAATGGCGGGGACAGGTGTCGACCTGCTCATTCTTGATGATGACTTTCGTCAGCATTCCCATTCCGATCCGATGAGCTGCTTCTGCCCGTTGCACTTGAAGGAGTTCGCGCAACGAACGAACCGCGAGTGGACCGCGGATGAATTGATGGAGGCAGTATTGATCGGGAAACCCACACAATGGCGCAAGCCTTGGCTAGAGATGATGGGGGATTCGCTTTATGAGCTAGCAGGTATGCTTGAACAGGCCGTTCATGCTGTCAATCCGCAAGCCCGTCTTGGACTCTGTTCGTCTATGACGCACTGGAGCGGCGAAGGCGTGCGGATGCCGGAGCTGTTAAAGCGCCTTGCAGGACCGACACGCCCGTTTCTGCGGGTGAACGGCGCACCCTATTGGTCTAAGGAGCCGCATCATGCAGGCTGGATTGTCGAATACGCCTGCTTACAGAAACAATGGATGAGCGGCATCGACGTCGAAATCATTGCCGAAGGCGATACGTTCCCGCATAACCGGTTTTATACATCAGCAGCAATGTTACATGCATTTCATCAGGGACTGCGGGCTCAAAGCTTTCCTGGTGTGCTGAATTACGTGCTCAGCTATACGCTAATGCCGCAGCATGAGCAAGGCTACGTAAAGAAGCTGGCTGAGCAAAGAGAGCATTATGAAGCGATTTCGCGATTTATACCAGCGAATTACCGGACGGTCGGTGTGCGGCCGTATTACGTGCCGTACAACTTTGAGCATATTGTCTTGCCGGATAAGATAAGTTCGAAAGATTTATACTGGCGGGAAGAACCTTATGCGCTGCAATACTTGGCTCGACTTGGTATTCCGATGACATACTCAGATGATGAGGGTCCAGTACTAATCAGCGGGTACAATGGTATCGGGTTATCTAATAGCGAGCTGGAGAAGCTGTTGGATAAGGGTGCAATAATCGACGGAGTAGCTGCAGATTGGTTAGTGGAACGGGGCATTGATATCGGTGTTGTGCAAATTGCCAAAGTGGGAGCTCCTGCGTTCGAGAAGTTCGTCGATCCCGAGATATGCCCCGGAAACTGTGGTGAATCCGTCTGGCTTCCAGTGGCGCCGCGGGAACATGTATTTTATGATTGTAAACTGCATGAAAACGCAAAAATGGTCAGTGAATTTTATCGACTCAGTAACGAGTATGCCTATCCGGGCGTCATCCACTATGAATCGTCAAGTGAACGGCGAGTGTGCATCCTGCCGTTCGACTTAGGTGGTGTACGGGAAATGAAGCAGATTATGTACAATTATGTGCGTCAGGAACAGCTAGCCCGCAGCATCGCCTGGGTTGGTCGCCAACCATTACCAGCCACGATCCATCACCATCCGGATACGTATCTGATCTGTCGATTGTCTCCGAAAGGCGACAGATTGGTTATCGTGTTGCAGAATTTGAGCCTCGACCCAGTAGTTAACCCAATATTCCAGCTGGATCCTGCTACAGCTATCAATGGGAGTATGGAATTGCTTCTGGACGGTGCAACGGCTCCAGTGCCTGTAGGAGCTTACAAGTATACCAATGACAGTCATCACGGATATTTGGAGCTGGAGCTAGAACTGAAACCAATGGGTTTTATGGCATTGGCCCTACAGCTAGATTCTAGAACTAATTAAAGTTTAATTATAGTTAAGAGCCTCTCGAAGTTTTGAGAGGCTATAACTTTTTCATTTAATAGGTAGACCCTTACCTGGATGGCTCCACCCTAGCTTTCTATTTGATTCATCACGAGTTAGCTATAGAATATACTCAAGTGTAGATTGAAGCGGGGGAGAGAAATGAAGCTTTTCAAAAGATTAAGAATCAAGACACAGCTATTAATTATTGCGCTCTCCACGCTAACGGTCATGATATTTATTATTTTCTTCAATTACTTCAAAGTCGCTGATGTGGTTACAGTTAAAAACGACGAGAGCACAGCGGAGATGTTATTTCAATTGCAGCAGGCGCAAAACTCTGATTTTGATGTATTAAATCGTGTACTGACCAACGTGGCCTATAATAAATTAGTTCAACAGTATTTAACCGTATCAGATGAGCTTAACAAGTTTGAGCTTTTTCAACAGCTGAATAATTTCATTGTCAATATGATGGAAATGAAAGAAGGAATTCTTGATATCATCCTGATCGGCAGCAACGGAACTTCAATTAGTTATAATGGCAGTTCAACCTTTGCAAATGCATATATCAAAGACATTCCGTCAAATAATGTACCTTATTATTTGGGAGTTAAAAAGTACAAAAATTATAATAGCCTTATCGTTGGAACGAAAGTTTACTGGCTAGTGGATGCCAAAGAATACTATAAGGAGATTGGCACTCTTTTTCTTGTCGTTGATGTAAAGGCGATCTCAAATAAATTTAATCCGCGGTCCAATCAAAATGGGACCAGTCTATACCTGCTAGACCGCGACAATTATGTATTTTCCACCAATACGTCCTTAGAGGTTGGTTCGAAATTTCAACTGCTGCCTCCGGAATTGATTAAGGAAGTAGGCAAATTTGACACAAAGATAGATGGGGAAGAAGTAACCGTTCAAATACAACCGATTTCGCAGATGTCGGGGAAAATGATCAATGTCATTCCACGGGATTTTTTGTTATCAGATGTTGCAAAGATTCGTAGACAGGAGCTGTATATATTTCTGATAGCGATGTTCTTATTAGCAATCCCATTGATATATATTACGAATAATATTTTGCACCCGTTGAAAAAACTAATGAGCTTTATGAGCTTATTAAAAAACGGCAGTATAAAAAACTTGAAGAATCGGATTGCTTTGGAAGGGTATGCCGAAATGACGGTAGTGGCTGTAGAGTTTAATACCATGCTGAATGAAATTGACAACTTGGCTGGCAAGCTTTTGGAGACAAATTCCAGATATTATCTGCTTGAATTGGAGAAAAAACAGGCTGAATTTGCTTACCTGAAAAGTCAAATTAACCCTCATTTTCTTTATAATACACTTGAATCGATTAAAGGGATCGCTTCTGTTCGTGGTGTTGCCGAAATTCATGATATGACCCAATCCTTAGGCCAAATATTTCAATATAGTATTAAGGGTGAAGATAAGGTAGCTTTGCGGGAGGAGTTAACGATAGTCGAATGTTATTTGCAAATTCAGCAAATTCGTTTTATGAATAAGTTTATTGTACACATGAAGATTTCGGATCAAGCTAGCGCGTGTATTATACCCAAAATGATTTTGCAACCAATTGTCGAAAATGCGATTTATCATGGTTTGGAGCCCAAGCTGGGAAAAGGCAACCTATGGATATCTGCAGAGGTAACAGACACGAATCATTTAGTGATTTCTGTTAAGGAGAACGGGGTAGGCATTGAGAGTCAGGCTTTAGCAAACCTAGAAGCAAGGCTTGGGCAAGCGCAAGATCAGATTCTTACGGACAAAAAGGCTGGCATCGGCATGGTGAATGTAGATAAACGAATTAAGCTCGTTTGCGGTGACCATTTTGGGCTTAAGATTCACAGCATCGCGGAGGAAGGGACAGAAGTAATTTTGAGCCTACCGGCATGGAGGGCTGATCATGTATAGGGTTCTGATTGTTGATGACGAAAGCTGGATAATAGAGAGCTTGAAAAGCAGCTTGAAATGGGAAGAGCATGGTTTTGTAATTATTGGACAAGCAGGAAATGGGATTGAAGCCTATGAGATGATAGAGCGGCTTGAGCCTGATGTTGTTTTTACAGATATTCGCATGCCTGGCATGAATGGGATTGAGTTAATTAAGAAGGGCAAGGCACTTTCACTAAAAACGCAATTTATCGTGATTAGCGGATTTGCTGATTTTGATTATGCTCAGAAAGCGATGAATAACGGAGCCATTGGTTACTGTTTAAAACCTTTTAAGCAAACAGAATTACTTGAACTCTTAAATAAGGCAAAGCAGAATAGGGGTAAAAGCGCTCATTTTGAATTTACGGATATGTTAGATTTATTGGATAACAGGACTCCTGAGGGCTATGCGTATTTAGAGCAGACTTTAGAACAATATGGCCTGATTTCACAAAACGCTTTAGATTCGGATGGAAATATAACTGCAAGCCAATATTATTTTTTGGTTTCTATAGGGAGTGGAACAATTACATTTGCTGCGGATATACCCAATATTCCCTTTAAACTGGGTCGCTTCAAAAAAGCGTATTTGATTTCAAATGCAGCCATAGATTTACTCAAGGAAAATCTATTACCACAGATTGGTGAAGACATAACTTTTATTGGAATCGGTAATAGAGCGACACAATTAGAAGAAATAAAGGATTCACTCGAAGCTGCGAATTTAGCTGCTCAACAATATTTTATCACTGCTATTAAAGAGGTTTATATTTATAGGCTGGCTAATGATATTGCATTCGATGAACAGATTCAACGTATTGGTACAGGCCTTCGTGACGCTGATTTGGAGGAGGTTTCAAGAGGAATAGATACAATAGCTGCTTTATTTGATCAGGGTATAGGGAATATTAAATCGGCTTTTCGCGTGTATAATAGGCTTCAATCCTTTTCAAGTCGGACTTCACTAGAAGGAGAAGAGTCTTTTCTTTATAGCTGCGAGCAGCTTTTTACATTGTTCGAAGATGTAAGGAAGATGATGAGCTATCTAAAGGATAATATGATATCGAGCATCATAGCTAAACCTAGCGCGGATTACCATCATTCAAAAAATGAATCTATGCAGGAAATTCTGCATTATATCAACCGAAATTATCATGAAGGCGGAATTTCAATTCAATCGCTGTCAGAGAGGTTTTTTATGAATCCGACTTACATTAGTCAGCTATTTAGAAAAGAAGTAGGCGAGACCTTTACGGAGTACATAAGCAGGCTGAGAATCAATCATGCCAGTGAGCTGCTAAGGACGACTGATTTGCCAGTGAATGAAATCAGTGAAAGGGTCGGCTTTCAGGATTATTTTTATTTTTCCCGTATATTCAAAAAACTGACAGGCCAAACATCATCCCAATATAGGGATTCAAACCAAACTTAATGGAAGAAAAATTCCGATACTTTCAGCAATTGTGCGAGTTTATTAGAAGCTATGGTCATTGCGACCATAGCTTCTTTTTTTGCGGATAAAGGAATGACAGTACTAAATTTTGTCTATAGAAACACTAAGTTGTCTCCATATTGTAAGCGCTCTACTAAAACTATAATAAGCTAAGTCTTAAGGTAAGGTTAGCTGAAGGGTAGTAAAAACAATAGAATGGGGAGGCAGTTGTATGTTAAAAAAGGCATTACTCATTTATTTGATTGTAAGCGTTATCTTTACGGGATTTGGTACGTTTCTGGGGGGGACTGCTGGGGTTGCTTCGGCAGAGGAGCTGATCGAACATAATATACCAGACTGGGGATTCGGGGGTGGCGCGCAAGCGGACTATTCTCTTGATTCGAGTACGGCTCATGGAGGTACCTATTCATTACGTCTAAATAACCTCTCTCCGGCTGCGCCAAATGTATATTTCTTTGCGGTTCAGAGAGTTCAAGTAAAGCCGAATACAGACTATACGCTCAGTGCTTGGGTTAAGGCGGATAATGCTTCGACAACATGGTTTGGGGGAGGTCCGACTTGGCTGTTGCGAAATCATGTGGCAACGATATCGGAATCCTATGATTGGCGACATGAAACCATTTCTTATACAACTGGTCCTCAAGAAACGACTTTTGATTTTAGAATCCTGATGGATGGACCGGTAGATCATATTTGGTTTGACGATATTTCGATGGTTGAAGCGGGTACAACGAACAATATTATAAAGAATGGAGATTTTGAGAAGAAGAGTCTTCCGGTTGTTATTCTACCAGATGTTACTTCCAATCAGCAGGTGGGAGAGGTTCAATCGGGCACTTCTGTACAATTAAACAATTCGATTGCGGGAGCGACCATCCACTATACGACGGACGGGAGTGATCCGCGAACCTCAGTGACAAGTAAGATTTATATACAGCCCATCATCATTACAGAGGCGATAACGATTAAAGCATATGCTACAAAGCCAGAATCGCTTGATAGTAATGTTATTAACTTTGAGTATTGGACTATCGATCGTGATGTACAAGGCTGGCTATTCGGTGGTAATGCGCAAGCAGACTTTACACTGGATAGGAGTACCGTTCACAGTGGCAGCTATTCCTTGCGTTTGAACAATCAGACTTTACAAACGCCTAATATGTATTTTTACGTTGCTCAAGAGGCTGAGGTGGAGCCGAACACAACCTATGATCTCAGCGTTTGGGTTAAGGCCGATAACGCATCAATGACATGGTTCGGAGGCGGCCCTAGCTGGGGTTTGCGCATTTCCGTTGCAAATGATAAGGAAACTTATGATTGGCAATATAAAACGATTCAGTATACAACAGGTCCTGAAGAAACTAGCTTTGATTTTAGAATCTTGACTGAAGGTAAGACAGATCATATCTGGTTTGATGATGTTTCGATGGTTAGAGTAGGTACTACGGACAATGTTATCAAGAATGGTGGTTTTGAGAAGCCGCTACCGGACGTTACTTCCAGTCAGCAGGACGGGGAGGTTCCACTAGGAACGAATATACAACTACACAACGCGATAGTGGGGGCGGAAATTCGTTATACAACGGATGGGAGCGATCCACGAACCTCGGAGACAAAGATGGTTTATTCGCAGCCTATTACCATTTCGCAAGCGATGACAATAAAGGCGTATGCGACAAAGTCAGATTCACCAGATAGTAATGTTGTCAGCTTCGTATATTCGATTGGTAGTGTAGTCGCGGGTGAGAGCTTTCTGGATTTGGAGCAGTTCAACAATAAGTTAGGCGAAGGCAGAAAAGCACCGATACTGAAGGCGAACAATATTCAGATTGACGGAAATATGGATGAATGGTCTAGCTATACGGGCGTGAAGATTCCTGTTAATGAAAAACAAATCCCTATACCCGGGTGGGGCGGAGAAAGCGATTTGTCTGCTCTTGCCAAGTTTGCCTATGACGACGATTCTTTCTATATGGCTATAAAGGTAAAGGACAATGTGCACCACACTTTTCCAGATTCTCTCATGTGGCTGGGGGATAGTGTACAAATTGCCTTCAGTCAGGATGGAATGTATGGTCCTGAATACGCTTTTTCGTTAAACGATGGACAGCCGCAGGTTTGGAGATTCGCCGAGGGTAAAGCAACGCTGGATATAGATTCTCTGACCTATCAGGCGAAAAGAATCGGCGATGAAACGATGTACGAAGCCAAGATCCCTTGGCTGGCGATATTCGACACAAAGCCATCGGCAGGAGATCGTGTTCCATTTACCTTTCTTGTGAATGATAACGATAATGATGGCCGAGGTAGAAGGTGGATTGAATGGACTTCAGCCATTGGATTTGGTAAAGATCCGAAAGGACTGGCTGAGCTGCAGCTTGTTCCGCAACAAGATAACTGGAGTGTCTCCCTAGACGGAAATCAGAAATTTGCAGTCAATGATGCAAACCCTTTTACAATTTATGTGCCTAATTTCAGTAATCAACCCTTACAGGTAAAGGTAAACTCAGATTTCTTCCATCTCGTGAATAAGCAAGTGGTGGTTCCAGCTCAATCCATCTGGAAAAAAGACATCCCTGTAACGTTGCCAACGAGAGGAAGCTATACCGCTGATGTTTCTGTACTTGACGAAACAAGGGGCATTACGAAGCAAGATGCGCTTCAGTTTAGCGTATCTAGCAATCCCAATGAACTGCGTAATCGATTGAATGCGCTAGAACAGAAGCTTCCTGCTCTAGAAAGTCTGCTAGCTTCCGTTGAAGCTCAGAAGATTCCAGCAGATTACGAAAAAATAAACGTTACCATTCTTAAAAATTTCATTAAGTACGCCAAAGAGGATATCGATCATGACTATCTCGACCGTGCCACTTATAATACCGACGAGCTTGATAAGCTTTATGCAGATGCTGAAAGTAATTTACAAGCTTATTTAGAGGGGACAAAAACACCAATCCCAGTTCCCCGTTATATGAATGGAAATGTGCAAATCCAAGGAAATTCCTTTATTGCTGACACGAAGATCACAGGCGCTGATGAAATCGTGCGCAGGCCCGTTTTTTTCAACGGCTATGGCCACTTCGCACAGGTGAAACAGGATGTTCCGCAATTTACGGGTTATGGTACCAATATTGTTCAGATTGAGATTGGGCCGAATAGTGTAATCAGACCAAAGGGCTACTTCTCTGATTGGAGCTTGCATACCTCTGGAGGTGTTCAAGCCAGCGCACTACTGGATAGTACGATTAGTCATTCAGGGAAAGCTTCCTTAAGATTGAATAATACATCACCAAGCAGTCCGAATGTTTATATGCAAGTTTCGCAGACGGTACCCGCCAAACCTAATACGACCTATGAAATGAAAATGTGGGTGAAGGGCGAGAATGTGAATGGCGTATCGTTTACGGGCGATCCAAGCTGGGGGAACCGAGTCTCATTCCCTACAGGAACGTACAACTGGACGGAAGTAACGAATTCATATACGACTAAATCAGATGAAACACAGATTGGATTTGTTATCTTGTCTGAAAATGTAGTCGGTAACGTCTGGATTGATGATATTAGCTTGACCGAGCAAGGAGTAACGGGGAATTTATTGAAAAATGGAAATTTCGATCAGGATTACGTGGATTTAGGCAGCGAGGAATATGTAGGGGATACAACATCAATTAAAAATGACGTTGTTAGTGTGCTGCAAAACGCAGATGAGAATAATATCGCTGTCAATTTACTGATTTCACCGCATTATTTTCCGGGATGGGCGCTAGCGAAGTGGCCTGAATTAAAGAGTGAAAGTGTTAGTTTTATTCAATTTAATATTAACGATCCAAGAGCCAGAGCAATTATGGAAGACTATTTGCGTCTGCTTATCCCTCTAATTAAGGATTATAAATCGTTGCATAGCATCACATTAAGTAACGAAACGGTGTACCAATCCTACAGGGATGCGTTTAATTTGCCAAAATGGCAGCTGTACCTGCAACAAAA
This portion of the Cohnella abietis genome encodes:
- a CDS encoding response regulator transcription factor; translation: MYRVLIVDDESWIIESLKSSLKWEEHGFVIIGQAGNGIEAYEMIERLEPDVVFTDIRMPGMNGIELIKKGKALSLKTQFIVISGFADFDYAQKAMNNGAIGYCLKPFKQTELLELLNKAKQNRGKSAHFEFTDMLDLLDNRTPEGYAYLEQTLEQYGLISQNALDSDGNITASQYYFLVSIGSGTITFAADIPNIPFKLGRFKKAYLISNAAIDLLKENLLPQIGEDITFIGIGNRATQLEEIKDSLEAANLAAQQYFITAIKEVYIYRLANDIAFDEQIQRIGTGLRDADLEEVSRGIDTIAALFDQGIGNIKSAFRVYNRLQSFSSRTSLEGEESFLYSCEQLFTLFEDVRKMMSYLKDNMISSIIAKPSADYHHSKNESMQEILHYINRNYHEGGISIQSLSERFFMNPTYISQLFRKEVGETFTEYISRLRINHASELLRTTDLPVNEISERVGFQDYFYFSRIFKKLTGQTSSQYRDSNQT
- a CDS encoding sensor histidine kinase, encoding MKLFKRLRIKTQLLIIALSTLTVMIFIIFFNYFKVADVVTVKNDESTAEMLFQLQQAQNSDFDVLNRVLTNVAYNKLVQQYLTVSDELNKFELFQQLNNFIVNMMEMKEGILDIILIGSNGTSISYNGSSTFANAYIKDIPSNNVPYYLGVKKYKNYNSLIVGTKVYWLVDAKEYYKEIGTLFLVVDVKAISNKFNPRSNQNGTSLYLLDRDNYVFSTNTSLEVGSKFQLLPPELIKEVGKFDTKIDGEEVTVQIQPISQMSGKMINVIPRDFLLSDVAKIRRQELYIFLIAMFLLAIPLIYITNNILHPLKKLMSFMSLLKNGSIKNLKNRIALEGYAEMTVVAVEFNTMLNEIDNLAGKLLETNSRYYLLELEKKQAEFAYLKSQINPHFLYNTLESIKGIASVRGVAEIHDMTQSLGQIFQYSIKGEDKVALREELTIVECYLQIQQIRFMNKFIVHMKISDQASACIIPKMILQPIVENAIYHGLEPKLGKGNLWISAEVTDTNHLVISVKENGVGIESQALANLEARLGQAQDQILTDKKAGIGMVNVDKRIKLVCGDHFGLKIHSIAEEGTEVILSLPAWRADHV
- a CDS encoding S-layer homology domain-containing protein → MLKKALLIYLIVSVIFTGFGTFLGGTAGVASAEELIEHNIPDWGFGGGAQADYSLDSSTAHGGTYSLRLNNLSPAAPNVYFFAVQRVQVKPNTDYTLSAWVKADNASTTWFGGGPTWLLRNHVATISESYDWRHETISYTTGPQETTFDFRILMDGPVDHIWFDDISMVEAGTTNNIIKNGDFEKKSLPVVILPDVTSNQQVGEVQSGTSVQLNNSIAGATIHYTTDGSDPRTSVTSKIYIQPIIITEAITIKAYATKPESLDSNVINFEYWTIDRDVQGWLFGGNAQADFTLDRSTVHSGSYSLRLNNQTLQTPNMYFYVAQEAEVEPNTTYDLSVWVKADNASMTWFGGGPSWGLRISVANDKETYDWQYKTIQYTTGPEETSFDFRILTEGKTDHIWFDDVSMVRVGTTDNVIKNGGFEKPLPDVTSSQQDGEVPLGTNIQLHNAIVGAEIRYTTDGSDPRTSETKMVYSQPITISQAMTIKAYATKSDSPDSNVVSFVYSIGSVVAGESFLDLEQFNNKLGEGRKAPILKANNIQIDGNMDEWSSYTGVKIPVNEKQIPIPGWGGESDLSALAKFAYDDDSFYMAIKVKDNVHHTFPDSLMWLGDSVQIAFSQDGMYGPEYAFSLNDGQPQVWRFAEGKATLDIDSLTYQAKRIGDETMYEAKIPWLAIFDTKPSAGDRVPFTFLVNDNDNDGRGRRWIEWTSAIGFGKDPKGLAELQLVPQQDNWSVSLDGNQKFAVNDANPFTIYVPNFSNQPLQVKVNSDFFHLVNKQVVVPAQSIWKKDIPVTLPTRGSYTADVSVLDETRGITKQDALQFSVSSNPNELRNRLNALEQKLPALESLLASVEAQKIPADYEKINVTILKNFIKYAKEDIDHDYLDRATYNTDELDKLYADAESNLQAYLEGTKTPIPVPRYMNGNVQIQGNSFIADTKITGADEIVRRPVFFNGYGHFAQVKQDVPQFTGYGTNIVQIEIGPNSVIRPKGYFSDWSLHTSGGVQASALLDSTISHSGKASLRLNNTSPSSPNVYMQVSQTVPAKPNTTYEMKMWVKGENVNGVSFTGDPSWGNRVSFPTGTYNWTEVTNSYTTKSDETQIGFVILSENVVGNVWIDDISLTEQGVTGNLLKNGNFDQDYVDLGSEEYVGDTTSIKNDVVSVLQNADENNIAVNLLISPHYFPGWALAKWPELKSESVSFIQFNINDPRARAIMEDYLRLLIPLIKDYKSLHSITLSNETVYQSYRDAFNLPKWQLYLQQKYPSIQQLNETYQTTYQSFNDVPMPANVTRTPLFYDWVQFNNNLFGEWHQWMADIIHDMAPGIPLHAKVMNGALSDVTALTWGVDSEQFTEFSEINGNDSHSYYGGGPAGYTEELKFYDFQASLKKAPVFNSEDHLVPDGSEQYIPEIASHVNTVLWQGAVHGRGASTIWVWERSDDVPDFKGSIMNRPDVVARVGKTNLDLNRLAEEVTAFQNDEAKAAILYSMNSMIYSRAYPKAINEAYNAITYSGLKVGFVSEKQARSGVLDGIKVLFVPEATHINADTLVSLQHFVEQGGKLVITGSDSLSFDEYNRALSNSVRNQVINNANTTLIASNTFAKQIRETVTPIFAEVGLNEVMLMDTATNLPVYDVEWRSVWQNDRLLINIDNYSSVVKSVYVQVNGQRIGNWKDLISSTTAVAADTLLLSPLQPYLLSVEPTGITLDSESYTIKVGETHDTVVHAAFESGVNQLVTSASSYVSSHPNIATVDINGKVTAVAKGTAQITVTYHGKQAIISVNSVSDDTTETPNPPINNIGGSNKDNITKVTLENGKAVAKLEKNQTTATVPLTEIGDHPFQVQAGAVMVNIDQVQLNALRNQGGNEAGATIEVQLKPVVETGGMSTSSQGTAAQIKLAGQVYEISVRLIKANGSTIEVKQISGSVDITLPYDANGVDSELLGIYYYNETTKQWEYVGGQLNSSAKTMTVKLQHLSKYAVLQYSKTFSDVPATHWAARTLQILAAKHVVNGVSDNLFQPAGETTRAEFVALLVRALNLEAAEDVKAFKDVKSDAWYAGSVQAAVKAGIVTGVSVDRFAPNAPISRAEMAVLIARALGLKDDASVKVDFADSKDIPLWAISSVAELKKMGLIQGNGHNRFNPQANATRAEAAKLILGTINQLK